A window from Aliamphritea hakodatensis encodes these proteins:
- a CDS encoding Txe/YoeB family addiction module toxin: MKKTSKLAVKFAGNAWEDYLYWQTHDKKQLKRINQLIGDIRRNPFAGLGKPEALKGDLAGFWSRRIDREHRLVYAILNDDLVIVQCRYHYG; this comes from the coding sequence ATGAAGAAGACTAGCAAACTGGCTGTAAAGTTTGCGGGGAATGCCTGGGAAGACTATCTGTATTGGCAGACTCACGATAAAAAACAGCTTAAACGGATTAACCAGCTGATCGGTGATATACGCCGAAATCCTTTTGCCGGATTAGGGAAGCCAGAGGCATTAAAAGGTGATCTGGCCGGATTCTGGTCCCGGCGAATCGACCGGGAGCACCGGCTGGTATATGCCATTCTGAATGATGATCTGGTGATTGTTCAGTGCCGCTATCATTATGGCTGA